Below is a genomic region from Laspinema palackyanum D2c.
AATAGGGGGTTTGAATCACCGGGACCAAGGGTTGAGATTTATCGTGATAAAGCGTACAGGTTTTGGCGTAGGGTCGCTGGGGATAGTTGCAGGTATCGTCCTCATGGTAAGTGCAACTCTGGCATAAAAATTCTTCTGAGTTGGCCTGATGCAGGGGAATACCGGGATGACCAAATCCTTTAAGTGGGGTTTGGCAGTAAGGACATTTAACAGCTTGGTCATCAACGGATTGATGGCACTGCGGACAGTCAGACATGATGGCAAACGGGGGTGGAATCCGGTAGGGGGCGATCGCGATTGAGTGCGGGTTTCCTCACTCATAGATTAGCCTTTTGTTTCATCCTACCCTAAGTATCTGGGGTAAAGGCAGTCTGCCTCAGAATGGAAACCCTACAACATAAGAGGTAGAACAGCCGCAGAAGCAGGATACGATATCCCACAATAGAAGAGTAGGCCAAAATAAAGCCAGCGATCGCACGCTTTAGAAGGCCCGCGCTATCGTAGATGATATTTTCATAACCCCAGTCAGAGGAAAACAATAAAACAATATGGATGCGAATAATTTGCTCAAGCAACTGCTGTTGATCGGCATTGGCACCACCTCGCTAGTCGCCGAGAAAATTAAAGAGGTCAGCGACCAGTGGGTCCAGGACGGCAAACTCAATCCGGACCAAGCGAAACATTTTGTAGACGATCTCATGCAGCAGATGAAATCGGAACAGGGGAATTTTGAAACCCAGGTGCAGCGCCAGATTCGTAACGTCATGCAAGACCTGGGAGTGCCGCGCCAAGCGGAAATGGACGAACTCAGAGGACGCCTCGATCGCCTAGAACGTCAAATTCGCGACTTAGAAAATAAGCAATGGCGGTAAGCGGGGTTACTCCCACTGTCCGATACTCAGTTCAGAAATCCGGGGCGAGCCGGGGGACATTTGGCGTTAGAGTAGGGATCAGGCTACAATCGCTGGGTTGTCAATTTCTAGCCCAACGATTGGAGCCATTACAGGCTACTCAGGAGGACTGATTTTGCGAGAAATTTTAATCAGCTTTGGGGTGATGCTGGCCTGCGTTTTGGTGCTGGTGGTCGCTCAGTTTACCGATCGCTCAAGTCAGGCGATCGCGTCCAACATTCAGCCGACTCAAACCACAACTGAAGTACCAACGCCCAGCAAATCCCTGTTGGCGCAACGGTTGACCGCTCAGACGCAAATCGCCAGCGCTGACACCACACAAAAGGAGACAACAACAACTATGGAAACGACACCTTCGGGTCTAAAATACACGGAAATCACCGAGGGAACGGGTGCAACCCCTCAAAAAGGGCAAACCGTTGTGGTTCATTACACCGGAACCTTAGAAGATGGCACCAAGTTTGACAGTTCCCGCGATCGCAACCAGCCATTTTCCTTCAAACTCGGAGTCGGTCAAGTTATCCAAGGTTGGGATGAAGGTCTCTCCACCATGAAAGTGGGCGGACGGCGCGAATTAGTGATTCCCCCAGAATTAGGCTACGGTGCACGCGGTGCCGGTGGCGTTATTCCCCCCAATGCCACCTTAATTTTTGATGTAGAACTGCTCAGAATCGCGGGATAAATTTCCCTGATTTCTGACCTTGCATCCTCAGGACACGGCTGCTGCCGTGTCCTTAATTTATATCAGATTGGATGGCAACTTTTACTGATTCAGCTACTCGATAGGCTAAAGGTGGAGGAACCGCATTGCCAATTTGTCCTAATGCCATGTACACTGCTCCCTCAATCCTCCAAGATTCGGGGAATCCTTGAATCATTCCACAGTCAGCCACCGACAATCGAAAATGACCATTTTTCGCCACAAATAAATGTGCTTGTTCTCGATTAGCGGCTACTCCGTTCGGCCAAATTTGCAGTTTTTCCCAGGTCTTTTGAGCGGAAACACTACTCAATACTGAGGTGGTATGCCGGGGTCCCGTCAGTCCACTTCTAATCGTCGGTGCTAATGCATCAAAGCCGATATCCGGTAATCCCAATGCTTCTCGAATCCCCATACATCGAGGAAGTTTGGAAGGCTCTCCCGGGGAAAATAAATCTAACTGAATGGCTTGCCCGATACTACTTGCTTCCCCCTTTTCCCAGTGGTGAGTCGGTTGAGGCGGCTGATATTTTGCTGCCATTTTATCTGTTTTAAATCCCACAAAAAAAACACGCTTGCGGATTTGCGAAATCCCAAAATCGGGGGCGGATAAAATAAATTGAGTTAAATGATAGGTTTTGCTTAGAGGTTTTTCTATCTCTTCCTCTAGATATGAATTAAACTTTTTACCCAGTAGTGCAGTCACATTTTCTGCAACAAATGCTAAAGGTTCAATTTCCAAGACAGCGCGAACAAATTCGGGGAACATATCCCGGCGATCGGCTTTTCCTTGTTGATGACCCGCCACGGAAAAAGGCTGACAAGGAGGACCGCCATGAATCAGATCAACTAACCCACGATAACTGCGCCAATCGATTTGGGTGACATCTCCTGGTTCCCCAGCAAACACAGTCCAATGGGGGCG
It encodes:
- a CDS encoding zinc ribbon domain-containing protein, whose protein sequence is MSDCPQCHQSVDDQAVKCPYCQTPLKGFGHPGIPLHQANSEEFLCQSCTYHEDDTCNYPQRPYAKTCTLYHDKSQPLVPVIQTPYSQSGSFSGVNRWVRRHPGAIALVAIALISLFLALR
- a CDS encoding phasin family protein, with protein sequence MDANNLLKQLLLIGIGTTSLVAEKIKEVSDQWVQDGKLNPDQAKHFVDDLMQQMKSEQGNFETQVQRQIRNVMQDLGVPRQAEMDELRGRLDRLERQIRDLENKQWR
- a CDS encoding FKBP-type peptidyl-prolyl cis-trans isomerase encodes the protein MREILISFGVMLACVLVLVVAQFTDRSSQAIASNIQPTQTTTEVPTPSKSLLAQRLTAQTQIASADTTQKETTTTMETTPSGLKYTEITEGTGATPQKGQTVVVHYTGTLEDGTKFDSSRDRNQPFSFKLGVGQVIQGWDEGLSTMKVGGRRELVIPPELGYGARGAGGVIPPNATLIFDVELLRIAG
- a CDS encoding DNA cytosine methyltransferase codes for the protein MKSPREKLQGWNITEAERAVYRNRSQASSAAKAKALRGEGPKPIHPINVPKLHPEDLMPQLPLHGLRSLSLFSGGGGLDLGFDRAGFTHVASYDILPDAGKTLTRNRPHWTVFAGEPGDVTQIDWRSYRGLVDLIHGGPPCQPFSVAGHQQGKADRRDMFPEFVRAVLEIEPLAFVAENVTALLGKKFNSYLEEEIEKPLSKTYHLTQFILSAPDFGISQIRKRVFFVGFKTDKMAAKYQPPQPTHHWEKGEASSIGQAIQLDLFSPGEPSKLPRCMGIREALGLPDIGFDALAPTIRSGLTGPRHTTSVLSSVSAQKTWEKLQIWPNGVAANREQAHLFVAKNGHFRLSVADCGMIQGFPESWRIEGAVYMALGQIGNAVPPPLAYRVAESVKVAIQSDIN